The Aquipuribacter nitratireducens genome has a segment encoding these proteins:
- a CDS encoding peptide chain release factor 3 yields MATTTPMTTPASTGTTDGTVPAADPDDTAPREAASRRRTFAVISHPDAGKSTLTEALALHGGAIGQAGIVQGKGGRRGVVSDWLEMEKARGISITSAALQFTYRDRVVNLLDTPGHADFSEDTYRVLTAVDSAVMLVDAAKGMERQTVKLFEVCRLRGLPIVTVVNKWDRPGREALELLDEFAEVTGMTPTPVLWPVGIGGDFRGLLDLRPGTAPDAAYIAFDEGSGGATRTTWTPLSLEEGLARDGEVLTTAQEEVELVLDSNGPHDEASFRAGRTTPVMFAAAVLNRGVEQLLDLLVDTAPPPADRPAQDGGVRSVGDAFSGQVFKVQAGMDAAHRDHVAFIRVSSGRFQRGETVLNARTGKPVGTKYAHRVFGGSRTGVEDAWPGDVVAIVNATGVRVGDTLYAGRKVAYPPIPTFAPEHFAVCRAKDLGRYKQFQRGITELHHEGVVQTLRSDLRGEPAPVLAAVGPMQFDVVQHRMAGEFGCEVLLEPLPYSIARRTTAEHAPLLDAVPGVEVLRSLDGDVFALFPDRWRLQRIERENPDVVLDALAADSLA; encoded by the coding sequence ATGGCCACGACGACCCCCATGACGACCCCGGCGAGCACCGGGACGACCGACGGGACGGTTCCCGCCGCGGACCCGGACGACACCGCCCCGCGCGAGGCGGCGTCGCGGCGCCGCACCTTCGCCGTCATCTCCCACCCCGACGCCGGCAAGTCGACGTTGACCGAGGCCCTCGCGCTCCACGGCGGCGCGATCGGCCAGGCCGGCATCGTCCAGGGCAAGGGCGGTCGCCGGGGCGTCGTGTCGGACTGGCTGGAGATGGAGAAGGCCCGCGGCATCTCCATCACCTCCGCGGCCCTGCAGTTCACCTACCGCGACCGCGTCGTCAACCTGCTCGACACCCCGGGACACGCCGACTTCTCCGAGGACACCTACCGCGTGCTCACGGCCGTCGACTCCGCCGTCATGCTCGTCGACGCCGCCAAGGGCATGGAGCGGCAGACGGTCAAGCTGTTCGAGGTGTGCCGCCTGCGTGGACTGCCCATCGTCACCGTCGTCAACAAGTGGGACCGGCCCGGCCGCGAGGCCCTCGAGCTGCTCGACGAGTTCGCCGAGGTCACGGGCATGACACCTACCCCGGTGCTGTGGCCGGTCGGGATCGGCGGCGACTTCCGCGGCCTCCTCGACCTGCGCCCCGGCACGGCCCCCGACGCGGCGTACATCGCCTTCGACGAGGGCAGCGGCGGCGCCACGAGGACGACGTGGACGCCGCTGTCGCTGGAGGAGGGCCTGGCCCGCGACGGTGAGGTCCTCACCACCGCCCAGGAGGAGGTCGAGCTCGTCCTCGACAGCAACGGCCCCCACGACGAGGCGTCGTTCCGGGCCGGGCGCACCACGCCCGTCATGTTCGCCGCGGCGGTGCTCAACCGCGGCGTCGAGCAGCTCCTCGACCTCCTCGTCGACACCGCGCCGCCCCCGGCGGACCGGCCCGCCCAGGACGGCGGCGTCCGGTCGGTGGGGGACGCCTTCAGCGGCCAGGTGTTCAAGGTCCAGGCGGGCATGGACGCCGCCCACCGCGACCACGTCGCGTTCATCCGCGTGAGCAGCGGCCGCTTCCAGCGCGGCGAGACCGTGCTCAACGCCCGGACGGGCAAGCCGGTGGGGACGAAGTACGCGCACCGCGTCTTCGGCGGGTCCCGCACCGGCGTCGAGGACGCGTGGCCCGGCGACGTCGTCGCGATCGTCAACGCGACCGGGGTCCGCGTCGGCGACACGCTCTACGCCGGCCGCAAGGTCGCCTACCCGCCGATCCCGACGTTCGCGCCCGAGCACTTCGCCGTCTGCCGGGCGAAGGACCTCGGCCGGTACAAGCAGTTCCAGCGCGGGATCACCGAGCTCCACCACGAGGGCGTGGTGCAGACGCTGCGCTCGGACCTCCGCGGTGAGCCCGCGCCGGTCCTCGCGGCCGTCGGGCCCATGCAGTTCGACGTGGTCCAGCACCGCATGGCGGGGGAGTTCGGCTGCGAGGTGCTGCTCGAGCCGCTGCCGTACTCGATCGCCCGGCGCACGACCGCCGAGCACGCCCCGCTGCTCGACGCCGTCCCCGGGGTCGAGGTGCTCCGCAGCCTCGACGGAGACGTCTTCGCGCTGTTCCCGGACCGCTGGCGGCTGCAGCGCATCGAGCGGGAGAACCCGGACGTCGTCCTCGACGCGCTGGCGGCCGACTCGCTCGCGTAG
- a CDS encoding methyl-accepting chemotaxis protein: protein MSFAQLLQNGFRPSTTQADINTALADAGNPLRATLDSLAGNCFIADLSLTLVYMNRRARSTVQELAGAVRQAFGMNLEQLLGGSIHRFHKDPARIDRILADPTQLPREAVFSFGGKTLRTSINSISDEQGTKLGYVVLWDDVSSRNEAATTAFDDVRGATDRIGTVSARLLEVAAETSGQADSAAAATEEMRAAVGSISQSSVHVSAQVRETMAATGEGVQRMEDLQRSSQEIGDFLRLITTVADQTKLLALNATIEAARAGEAGRGFAVVAEEVKQLAGTTSSSISDIESRIDAIQRAAQAAVTTLARISGLVDQINESQDTVAAAIEQQSAVTSEIAQAIAHIASGARETVEQSELIPQAAAEVTAEAATLHEIILKS from the coding sequence ATGTCCTTCGCGCAGCTGCTCCAGAACGGCTTCCGGCCGTCGACCACGCAGGCCGACATCAACACCGCGCTGGCCGACGCCGGCAACCCGCTGCGGGCGACGCTCGACAGCCTCGCGGGCAACTGCTTCATCGCCGACCTGAGCCTCACGCTCGTCTACATGAACCGGCGCGCGCGCAGCACGGTGCAGGAGCTCGCGGGCGCGGTCCGGCAGGCCTTCGGGATGAACCTCGAGCAGCTGCTCGGCGGCTCGATCCACCGCTTCCACAAGGACCCGGCCCGCATCGACCGGATCCTCGCCGACCCGACGCAGCTTCCCCGCGAGGCGGTCTTCAGCTTCGGCGGCAAGACCCTGCGGACCAGCATCAACTCGATCTCCGACGAGCAGGGCACGAAGCTGGGCTACGTCGTCCTGTGGGACGACGTGTCGAGCCGCAACGAGGCTGCGACCACCGCGTTCGACGACGTCCGCGGCGCCACCGACCGCATCGGCACCGTGTCCGCGCGCCTGCTGGAGGTCGCGGCCGAGACGAGCGGGCAGGCCGACAGCGCCGCGGCCGCCACGGAGGAGATGCGCGCCGCCGTCGGCTCGATCTCGCAGTCGTCGGTCCACGTCAGCGCCCAGGTGCGCGAGACCATGGCGGCGACCGGAGAGGGCGTGCAGCGCATGGAGGACCTCCAGCGCTCGAGCCAGGAGATCGGCGACTTCCTCCGCCTCATCACGACCGTCGCGGACCAGACGAAGCTCCTCGCCCTCAACGCGACCATCGAGGCCGCGCGCGCCGGCGAGGCCGGCCGCGGGTTCGCCGTCGTCGCCGAGGAGGTCAAGCAGCTCGCGGGCACGACCTCGTCCTCCATCAGCGACATCGAGTCCCGCATCGACGCCATCCAGCGCGCCGCCCAGGCCGCCGTGACGACGCTCGCCCGGATCTCCGGCCTCGTCGACCAGATCAACGAGTCGCAGGACACCGTCGCCGCGGCGATCGAGCAGCAGTCCGCCGTGACGTCGGAGATCGCGCAGGCCATCGCCCACATCGCCTCCGGCGCCCGCGAGACGGTCGAGCAGTCCGAGCTGATCCCGCAGGCCGCCGCCGAGGTCACCGCCGAGGCCGCGACGCTCCACGAGATCATCCTCAAGTCCTGA
- a CDS encoding signal peptidase I, giving the protein MATVLAPAPLGRHVAGPGGRQRRRASRRRLVAWLLVLVLAAGWFVLLRPVTLGGPLTLVLVSGRSMEPGMHTGDLAVVHARAPWKGEPDVGDVVAFRVPQEDGRGPVVIHRIIERTGDDLVLRGDNNAWVDPWPLTTDDVVGELVLHSPGAGDVVELVARPVNAAALVAALVAFLVLTGPARPRPARRDAP; this is encoded by the coding sequence ATGGCCACCGTGCTCGCGCCCGCCCCGCTCGGACGGCACGTCGCCGGTCCCGGCGGCCGGCAGCGGCGCCGGGCGAGCCGACGTCGCCTCGTCGCGTGGCTCCTCGTCCTCGTGCTGGCCGCCGGCTGGTTCGTCCTGCTGCGGCCCGTCACGCTCGGCGGCCCGCTCACCCTCGTCCTCGTGTCGGGGCGGAGCATGGAGCCCGGCATGCACACCGGCGACCTCGCCGTCGTCCACGCCCGCGCGCCGTGGAAGGGCGAGCCGGACGTCGGCGACGTCGTCGCCTTCCGGGTGCCGCAGGAGGACGGGCGCGGCCCCGTCGTCATCCACCGCATCATCGAGCGCACCGGCGACGACCTCGTGCTGCGCGGCGACAACAACGCGTGGGTCGACCCCTGGCCGCTCACGACCGACGACGTCGTCGGCGAGCTCGTCCTCCACAGCCCCGGCGCGGGGGACGTCGTCGAGCTCGTCGCCCGCCCCGTCAACGCCGCCGCCCTCGTCGCGGCGCTCGTCGCGTTCCTCGTCCTCACCGGCCCGGCCCGGCCCCGCCCCGCCCGGCGGGACGCGCCGTGA
- a CDS encoding HU family DNA-binding protein: MNRKDLISAVADKSGVTQADADKVLAAFQDVVFDVVAKGDEKLTLPGFLTFEQGSRAAREGRNPATGETIQIPASKTAKVTAGSKLKAAAAG; encoded by the coding sequence ATGAACCGCAAGGACCTCATCAGCGCCGTCGCCGACAAGAGCGGCGTCACCCAGGCGGACGCCGACAAGGTGCTCGCCGCCTTCCAGGACGTCGTCTTCGACGTCGTCGCCAAGGGCGACGAGAAGCTGACCCTGCCCGGCTTCCTCACCTTCGAGCAGGGCTCCCGCGCCGCCCGCGAGGGGCGCAACCCCGCCACCGGCGAGACCATCCAGATCCCCGCGTCGAAGACCGCGAAGGTCACCGCGGGCAGCAAGCTGAAGGCCGCCGCCGCCGGCTGA
- a CDS encoding NERD domain-containing protein, with amino-acid sequence MAATTTVRRRDRLYVSRAGRPVGWYDLVTGAGESAPGAESVVRAAVDDWVRRTSPLRRRPLPTTGRLHVVGPRQVPDAERVPSLAATAAGAPAARRARALLDLAPTSRRRRPPQDALPWLQAAHGQRLVGLRLATLGTGWHVWHGVPLEGGSLVDHLVVGPAGVVAVTTRCHPGTRAWLDADRLRVGGQPKTYVRDARRRADAVERVVEQAVAGAVGDASAGTARRPPVQAVLVLAGSRGVEVRHPAPGTVVLAEPDLLPWLQERPAVLAASAVSRLALALDDARRWDVPAAV; translated from the coding sequence ATGGCAGCGACCACGACGGTGCGCCGGCGCGACCGGCTCTACGTGAGCAGGGCCGGGCGACCCGTCGGCTGGTACGACCTCGTCACCGGTGCGGGCGAGAGCGCCCCGGGCGCGGAGTCCGTGGTGCGGGCCGCGGTCGACGACTGGGTGCGACGCACGAGCCCGCTGCGACGGCGCCCGCTGCCGACCACCGGTCGCCTCCACGTCGTCGGCCCCCGTCAGGTCCCCGACGCCGAGCGCGTGCCGTCGCTCGCCGCCACCGCGGCCGGGGCGCCCGCCGCCCGTCGCGCCCGCGCCCTGCTCGACCTCGCCCCGACGTCGCGGCGCAGGCGCCCGCCGCAGGACGCGCTCCCGTGGCTGCAGGCCGCGCACGGGCAGCGCCTCGTCGGGCTCCGGCTCGCGACCCTCGGCACGGGCTGGCACGTGTGGCACGGGGTCCCCCTCGAGGGCGGCTCGCTCGTCGACCACCTCGTCGTCGGCCCGGCCGGCGTCGTCGCCGTCACCACCCGCTGCCACCCCGGCACCCGGGCCTGGCTCGACGCCGACCGGCTGCGGGTCGGCGGTCAGCCGAAGACGTACGTGCGCGACGCCCGCCGTCGCGCCGACGCGGTCGAGCGGGTCGTCGAGCAGGCCGTCGCCGGTGCGGTCGGCGACGCCTCCGCCGGGACGGCGCGCCGGCCCCCGGTGCAGGCCGTCCTCGTGCTCGCCGGGAGCCGTGGCGTCGAGGTCCGTCACCCGGCGCCCGGGACGGTCGTCCTCGCCGAGCCCGACCTGCTGCCGTGGCTGCAGGAGCGCCCCGCCGTCCTCGCGGCCAGCGCCGTCTCGCGGCTGGCGCTCGCCCTCGACGACGCCCGCCGGTGGGACGTCCCCGCGGCGGTCTGA
- a CDS encoding alpha/beta fold hydrolase, with the protein MAGDDVSGTGRPTEHERVVDADGVRLVVTEAGPSDGPAVLLLHGFPDSRRSWRHLVPALAGAGYRVLAPDLRGYGDSDAPADVDAYRLSRLRADVVAVLDDRGVRQAAVVGHDWGSVLGWSFAAAHPDRTAALVAVSVGHPRARAAGGPAQLVRGLYVWLFLVPGLAERLLPRRSWWALRRGGWDGAHPGDDPDLQRQLADLSRPGRLTAALAWYRANIRLPWRLPRGATTGPRPDAAVTGRPARRHEVTCPVMGVWSTRDPALVERQMTASRRHVAGTWRYEKLVGVDHWVPSHAPRSLARLVLDFLRSERYVP; encoded by the coding sequence GTGGCGGGCGACGACGTGAGCGGGACCGGACGGCCGACGGAGCACGAGCGGGTGGTCGACGCCGACGGTGTGCGGCTCGTCGTCACCGAGGCGGGCCCGTCGGACGGGCCCGCCGTCCTCCTGCTCCACGGCTTCCCGGACTCACGGCGCTCCTGGCGGCACCTCGTCCCGGCCCTCGCGGGGGCGGGCTACCGCGTCCTGGCCCCGGACCTGCGCGGGTACGGCGACAGCGACGCGCCGGCCGACGTCGACGCCTACCGGCTGTCCCGGCTGCGGGCCGACGTCGTCGCCGTCCTCGACGACCGCGGCGTCCGGCAGGCCGCCGTCGTCGGTCACGACTGGGGGTCGGTCCTCGGCTGGTCCTTCGCGGCCGCCCACCCCGACCGGACCGCGGCGCTCGTCGCCGTCAGCGTCGGCCACCCCCGCGCCCGCGCCGCCGGGGGACCGGCCCAGCTGGTGCGGGGGCTCTACGTGTGGCTCTTCCTCGTCCCCGGGCTCGCGGAGCGCCTTCTCCCCCGACGGAGCTGGTGGGCCCTGCGCCGCGGCGGGTGGGACGGCGCCCACCCGGGCGACGACCCGGACCTGCAGCGACAGCTCGCCGACCTGTCCCGGCCGGGCCGCCTCACCGCCGCGCTCGCCTGGTACCGCGCCAACATCCGCCTGCCGTGGCGGCTCCCGCGGGGCGCGACGACGGGGCCACGCCCCGACGCGGCGGTCACGGGCCGGCCCGCGCGCCGCCACGAGGTGACGTGCCCGGTGATGGGCGTGTGGTCGACGCGGGACCCGGCCCTCGTCGAGCGGCAGATGACGGCCAGCCGTCGTCACGTCGCCGGGACCTGGCGGTACGAGAAGCTCGTCGGGGTCGACCACTGGGTCCCGTCCCACGCGCCCAGGTCCCTCGCGCGGCTGGTCCTCGACTTCCTCCGCAGCGAGCGCTACGTGCCCTGA